In a single window of the Natronosalvus caseinilyticus genome:
- a CDS encoding DUF2270 domain-containing protein — translation MPPSSDDATDSGDTRTRDGDAAIGSDLERDRTTVSSVLGDTYRGEVSRETTWRSRLDQTTTWSVTIMAAILTWAFSSTDNPHYIILIAGLVVTTFLFIEARRYRDYDVYRARVRLMQQNLLATTLDPDAALDNPDWRTELSDDYRRPTVKVSLLEALANRLRRIYLALFTVLVLAWVFRITAFVPREAWLESASVALVPGEVVVTVCALWYLAAVAIGLWPRERQAKGEFREGEHGEWKSGR, via the coding sequence ATGCCACCCTCGAGCGACGATGCGACCGACTCCGGCGATACTCGAACACGAGACGGCGACGCAGCGATCGGAAGCGACCTCGAGCGAGACCGAACGACCGTCAGTTCGGTGTTAGGGGACACCTATCGCGGAGAGGTCTCCCGGGAAACGACCTGGCGCTCGCGCCTCGACCAGACGACGACCTGGAGCGTCACCATCATGGCGGCCATCCTGACCTGGGCGTTCTCGAGTACGGACAACCCCCACTACATCATCCTGATCGCGGGGCTGGTGGTCACCACGTTCCTATTCATCGAGGCCAGACGCTACCGGGATTACGACGTGTACCGCGCCAGAGTGCGACTCATGCAACAGAACCTGCTCGCGACGACGCTCGATCCCGACGCTGCCCTCGATAATCCCGACTGGCGCACCGAGCTGAGCGACGATTATCGACGGCCGACGGTGAAAGTATCGCTGCTTGAGGCGCTCGCGAACCGACTCCGCCGAATCTACCTGGCCCTGTTCACCGTGCTGGTGCTGGCGTGGGTCTTTCGAATCACGGCGTTCGTCCCGAGAGAGGCCTGGCTCGAGTCGGCGTCGGTCGCCCTCGTTCCCGGCGAAGTGGTCGTTACCGTCTGCGCTCTGTGGTACCTGGCCGCCGTCGCCATCGGCCTCTGGCCGCGCGAGCGACAGGCGAAAGGGGAGTTTCGTGAGGGCGAGCACGGCGAGTGGAAATCCGGGCGCTAG
- a CDS encoding pyridoxamine 5'-phosphate oxidase family protein → MQGLRWVQLGGEDLDSFLDRGGTGVLSFGSTAEEPPFSIPVSYGYYADEGHFYFRLSFPEGHSGGKSAVLDRPVSFVVYAETDDGWHSVVATGSLEEISDAPYESAAVQGMWAVQIPAVDVFERPPDDVTFRDFRLVPNRVTGRREVETAE, encoded by the coding sequence ATGCAAGGGCTCCGCTGGGTACAACTCGGTGGCGAGGACCTCGATTCGTTTCTCGACCGGGGCGGCACCGGCGTACTCTCGTTCGGCTCGACCGCCGAGGAACCGCCGTTCTCGATTCCGGTTTCCTACGGCTACTACGCTGACGAGGGCCACTTCTACTTCCGGCTTTCGTTCCCGGAAGGGCACAGCGGCGGCAAATCGGCGGTCCTCGACCGACCGGTCTCGTTCGTCGTCTACGCGGAGACCGACGACGGGTGGCACAGCGTCGTCGCGACCGGGTCGCTCGAGGAGATTTCGGACGCGCCGTACGAATCAGCGGCGGTCCAGGGGATGTGGGCGGTACAAATTCCGGCCGTCGACGTCTTCGAACGGCCGCCCGACGACGTGACGTTTCGCGACTTTCGGCTCGTGCCGAACCGCGTCACGGGTCGGAGAGAAGTCGAGACGGCGGAGTGA
- a CDS encoding molybdenum cofactor guanylyltransferase, whose translation MPETSSRAGVIIAGGFSTRFRGGDKAVADLDGTPLIGHVADRLEGVTDELVVNCRAEQVDVLRDALESESRTIQVAVDQTPDRGPLAGIATGLEAASAPVAAVVACDMPFVEPALLEALFERLEGGDAHDSDERTAAVVPKHPDGWFETTHAVYRAEPMADACRAALEVDEGKILAALDRLEWTVFEPADWSRYATVDSFDSIDTRADLEVARKRF comes from the coding sequence ATGCCCGAGACATCCTCGCGCGCCGGCGTCATCATCGCGGGCGGATTTTCGACTCGCTTTCGGGGCGGCGACAAGGCGGTCGCCGACCTCGACGGCACCCCGTTGATCGGCCACGTCGCCGACCGACTCGAGGGCGTAACGGACGAACTCGTCGTCAACTGCCGCGCCGAGCAGGTCGACGTCCTCCGGGACGCGCTCGAATCCGAGTCGCGGACGATCCAGGTGGCCGTCGACCAGACGCCCGACCGCGGCCCCCTCGCCGGGATCGCGACGGGTCTCGAGGCCGCGAGCGCTCCCGTCGCGGCGGTCGTGGCGTGTGACATGCCGTTCGTCGAACCGGCGTTGCTCGAGGCGTTGTTCGAGCGACTCGAGGGCGGTGACGCTCACGATTCCGACGAACGGACGGCGGCCGTCGTCCCGAAACACCCGGACGGCTGGTTCGAGACCACCCACGCGGTCTACCGGGCGGAACCGATGGCCGACGCCTGTCGCGCGGCGCTCGAGGTCGACGAGGGCAAGATCCTGGCCGCGCTCGACAGGCTCGAGTGGACCGTCTTCGAGCCGGCCGATTGGAGCCGATACGCCACGGTCGATTCGTTCGACAGCATCGACACGCGGGCGGACCTCGAGGTGGCACGGAAGCGATTCTGA
- a CDS encoding universal stress protein: MKAVIATDLSAASEATIETETCLECLGRIGIEEIHLVTVIPSNVHAGMPGMDFEGRRERALERYRKVIEGAGFDVESHVVRGTPHRRIRGIAETIGASMTIVGSRGKSPLENRVIGSTARNLARTSETPLLVNRIERGVDEPEIVRKHLFQRMLYATDFSENADRAFDAFSYLRHAAKEATLVHVETPKDPGLPEGEDPRQRLEELADQLEEWGIDTRIEIRRGDPADEILDVETEYEPTTTLVGSRGHSRLRRLLLGSVSEDLVARANGNVLLVPPPHVA; this comes from the coding sequence ATGAAGGCCGTCATCGCAACCGACCTGTCCGCAGCCAGCGAAGCCACGATCGAGACCGAAACCTGCCTCGAGTGCCTCGGCCGGATCGGCATCGAGGAGATTCACCTGGTGACGGTCATTCCCTCGAACGTGCACGCGGGCATGCCCGGCATGGACTTCGAGGGACGGCGCGAACGCGCACTCGAGCGATACCGAAAGGTCATCGAAGGCGCCGGATTCGACGTCGAGAGTCACGTCGTCCGGGGGACACCCCATCGGCGAATCAGGGGCATCGCGGAGACGATTGGTGCGAGCATGACCATCGTCGGTTCGCGGGGAAAAAGCCCACTCGAGAACCGGGTGATCGGATCGACCGCGCGTAACCTCGCGCGAACGAGCGAGACGCCGTTGCTCGTCAACCGGATCGAGCGCGGCGTCGACGAACCCGAAATCGTCCGCAAACACCTGTTCCAGCGAATGCTTTACGCGACGGACTTCTCCGAGAACGCCGACCGCGCCTTCGACGCGTTCTCGTATCTCCGGCACGCCGCCAAAGAGGCGACCCTCGTTCACGTCGAGACGCCGAAAGACCCCGGGCTACCCGAGGGTGAGGACCCCCGCCAGCGACTCGAGGAACTCGCCGACCAGCTCGAGGAGTGGGGAATCGACACCCGGATCGAGATACGACGGGGCGACCCGGCCGACGAGATCCTCGACGTCGAGACGGAGTACGAGCCGACGACGACCCTCGTTGGCTCACGCGGGCACAGCCGCCTCCGACGGCTCCTGCTCGGGAGCGTCTCTGAGGACCTCGTCGCCCGTGCGAACGGGAACGTGTTGCTCGTGCCGCCACCGCATGTGGCCTGA
- a CDS encoding DUF7512 family protein → MIELASLSEPAQAGVLVGAVLVEAIVLYGGYGLFERVAAPPLIDAIENV, encoded by the coding sequence ATGATCGAGCTCGCCTCACTCTCGGAACCAGCACAGGCAGGCGTCCTCGTGGGAGCCGTCCTCGTCGAGGCGATCGTCCTCTACGGCGGGTACGGTTTGTTCGAGCGAGTCGCCGCACCGCCCCTGATCGACGCGATCGAGAACGTCTAA
- a CDS encoding sulfite exporter TauE/SafE family protein, whose amino-acid sequence MEVFGIALTMLVLFVSFGFMVGVLFGFFGMGGSFLVTPALLVMGYPARVAVGSGMAFVFGTAVIATMKHHDLGQVDYKLGGLMIVGTTAGIEVGRIGVFYLEELGLASGVIGITYVVLLGAIGLFVTRNALKSDGTDSSSGHHDAADEEIDPDAIPDIAKKIQSYHVPPMMTIAGGITVSLWMVLGVAFATGLLSGFLGVGGGFIRMPAMFYLIGVPVPVAVGTDLFEIVFSGGIGSFLYGLEGGVDLSIVAPLLAGSALGARIGSAATSIVDEGDIKIYFGLMLLGGSVAVAFRQAGDYLGMGVLNMVSFALILLSAFMVSGAVIYSTVVTMRQNARIARSTAD is encoded by the coding sequence ATGGAGGTATTCGGCATCGCGCTCACGATGCTCGTCCTGTTCGTGAGCTTCGGCTTCATGGTCGGCGTCCTGTTCGGCTTCTTTGGAATGGGCGGATCCTTCCTCGTGACGCCGGCGCTCCTGGTCATGGGCTACCCGGCCCGCGTCGCGGTCGGGAGCGGTATGGCATTCGTCTTCGGGACCGCCGTCATCGCGACGATGAAACACCACGACCTCGGCCAGGTCGACTACAAACTCGGCGGATTGATGATCGTCGGGACGACCGCCGGCATCGAAGTCGGACGGATCGGGGTCTTCTACCTCGAGGAACTCGGCCTCGCCAGCGGCGTCATCGGCATCACGTACGTCGTGTTGTTGGGCGCGATCGGTCTGTTCGTCACCCGGAACGCGCTGAAGAGTGACGGTACCGATAGCTCGAGCGGCCACCACGACGCCGCCGACGAGGAGATCGATCCGGACGCGATCCCGGACATCGCGAAGAAGATCCAGTCCTACCACGTGCCCCCGATGATGACCATCGCCGGCGGGATCACGGTCTCGCTGTGGATGGTCCTCGGCGTCGCGTTCGCCACGGGGCTGTTGTCTGGCTTCCTCGGCGTCGGCGGCGGGTTCATCCGCATGCCCGCGATGTTCTACCTGATCGGGGTTCCCGTTCCGGTGGCCGTCGGGACCGACCTGTTCGAGATTGTATTCTCTGGCGGGATCGGGTCGTTTCTCTACGGCCTCGAGGGCGGCGTTGACCTCTCGATCGTCGCACCGCTGCTGGCTGGCAGCGCACTCGGCGCACGGATCGGTTCAGCGGCGACCAGCATCGTCGACGAGGGCGACATCAAGATCTACTTCGGGCTGATGCTCCTGGGTGGGTCGGTCGCCGTCGCGTTCCGCCAGGCCGGGGACTACCTCGGGATGGGGGTCCTGAACATGGTCAGCTTCGCGCTGATCTTGCTCTCGGCGTTCATGGTCAGCGGGGCCGTCATCTACAGCACCGTCGTCACGATGCGACAGAACGCTCGGATCGCCCGTTCGACGGCCGATTAG
- a CDS encoding four-helix bundle copper-binding protein, whose translation MALQQLPRDDEMKDCIDNCLEAAQVCEWCVDACADHGEEMAECIRLCRDVADLATLHARFMARDSAYHGELASICADACEACAEECEQHDHDHCQTCAEVLPKCAESCREMAS comes from the coding sequence ATGGCGCTACAACAGCTCCCGCGAGACGACGAGATGAAAGACTGCATCGACAACTGCCTCGAGGCCGCCCAGGTCTGTGAGTGGTGTGTGGACGCGTGTGCCGACCACGGCGAGGAGATGGCTGAGTGCATCCGGCTCTGTCGGGACGTCGCCGACCTGGCGACCCTCCACGCGCGATTCATGGCACGCGATTCGGCGTACCACGGCGAACTCGCCTCCATCTGTGCGGACGCCTGCGAGGCCTGTGCCGAGGAGTGCGAACAGCACGACCACGATCACTGTCAGACCTGTGCGGAGGTCCTTCCGAAATGTGCCGAATCGTGTCGTGAAATGGCCAGCTAG
- a CDS encoding DUF2243 domain-containing protein: protein MAAPPRSETWLGLSARSKPLVQAGAVLGVGLGGFFDGIVLHQLLQWHHMLSARTDTTDLATLRLNVLADGLFHVATYAFTVVGIVLIVRAWRHPYVPPSGRTLLGSVLMGWGIFNLVEGLVNHHLLELHHVWPDGPASTLVFDVAFLLSGVLLLALGYGIARSHSDAAGSTRSEAA from the coding sequence ATGGCAGCACCCCCGCGATCCGAGACGTGGCTCGGGCTGTCCGCGCGGTCGAAACCGCTCGTTCAGGCCGGAGCGGTCCTCGGCGTCGGCCTGGGCGGTTTTTTCGACGGCATCGTCCTGCACCAGCTCCTGCAGTGGCATCACATGCTCTCGGCCCGGACGGACACGACCGACCTCGCTACCTTGCGGCTCAACGTTCTTGCCGACGGGCTCTTTCACGTGGCGACTTACGCGTTCACGGTCGTTGGCATCGTGTTAATCGTCCGCGCGTGGCGACATCCGTACGTCCCGCCCTCGGGCCGTACGCTGCTCGGTTCGGTTCTGATGGGCTGGGGAATCTTCAACCTGGTCGAGGGACTCGTCAATCACCACCTCCTCGAGCTCCATCACGTGTGGCCCGACGGGCCGGCAAGCACTCTGGTCTTCGACGTCGCGTTCTTGCTGTCGGGCGTGCTCTTGCTCGCGCTCGGGTACGGTATCGCTCGATCGCACTCTGACGCAGCCGGCAGTACCCGAAGTGAAGCCGCCTGA
- the trxA gene encoding thioredoxin — translation MSSDAYSGTDQTADEPVYVQDQSHFEEVVSENDVVLVDFFATWCGPCQMLEPVMEQLATETDATVAKVDVDENQPLAASFGVRGVPTIMVFADGEQVEQQVGALPADRLRSLVEGYTNE, via the coding sequence ATGTCATCTGATGCATACAGCGGAACCGACCAGACCGCCGACGAACCAGTCTACGTCCAGGACCAGTCCCACTTCGAGGAGGTCGTGAGCGAGAACGACGTCGTTCTCGTCGACTTCTTCGCAACGTGGTGTGGCCCGTGCCAGATGCTCGAGCCGGTAATGGAGCAACTCGCCACGGAGACCGACGCCACGGTCGCGAAGGTCGACGTCGACGAGAACCAGCCCCTCGCGGCCAGCTTCGGCGTTCGCGGCGTCCCGACGATCATGGTGTTCGCCGACGGTGAGCAGGTCGAACAGCAGGTCGGTGCGTTGCCCGCCGACCGACTTCGTAGCCTGGTCGAGGGATATACGAACGAATGA
- a CDS encoding aminotransferase class V-fold PLP-dependent enzyme: MDYETLRADIPALEHGVYLNTGAGGPSPRPVVETIESSLESHEYDAPTGEGMYAAAGSSLERAKTAVADLIGAREAEIALTQSTTDGINRVAGAFDWDEHDVVVRTDLEHPAGILPWRRLERTRGTEVRVLETEDGRLDLEAAKDALEGATLLVVSSITWTHGTRLPIAELVELAHDAGARVLVDAVQSPGQTAVDVTEWGADFVVGAGHKWLLGPFGAGFLYVREGTERECVPGAIGYRSVIDAAARDYEYAPGAGRFEVGTTSPALYEGLAAAIDYHQELGTDAIESRIADLTGYLKDGLPDSALLSPREFESGLVTIDVPDPEATVERLAEQDVAVRSLSYPDAIRASIHAFNTRDDLDALLESLER; this comes from the coding sequence ATGGACTACGAGACCCTTCGCGCAGACATTCCGGCGCTCGAGCACGGCGTCTACCTGAACACCGGCGCCGGCGGACCCAGCCCCCGGCCCGTCGTCGAGACGATCGAGTCGTCCCTCGAGTCCCACGAGTACGACGCGCCGACCGGCGAGGGCATGTACGCCGCGGCCGGCTCGAGCCTCGAGCGGGCGAAGACGGCGGTCGCAGACCTCATCGGCGCTCGCGAGGCCGAAATCGCGCTCACCCAGAGCACGACCGACGGCATCAACCGCGTCGCTGGCGCGTTCGACTGGGACGAGCACGATGTCGTCGTCCGCACCGACCTCGAGCACCCGGCAGGCATCCTGCCGTGGCGTCGGCTCGAGCGTACGCGCGGCACGGAGGTTCGCGTCCTCGAGACGGAAGACGGCCGACTGGACCTCGAGGCCGCGAAGGACGCACTCGAGGGAGCGACGCTGCTGGTCGTGAGTTCGATTACCTGGACCCACGGAACGCGACTGCCGATCGCGGAACTCGTCGAACTGGCACACGATGCCGGCGCACGGGTCCTCGTCGACGCCGTACAGTCGCCCGGCCAGACGGCCGTCGACGTCACCGAGTGGGGCGCCGATTTCGTCGTCGGCGCCGGTCACAAGTGGCTGCTCGGCCCCTTCGGCGCCGGCTTCCTCTACGTTCGCGAAGGGACCGAACGCGAGTGCGTACCGGGTGCGATCGGCTACCGGAGCGTGATCGACGCCGCCGCTCGCGACTACGAGTACGCACCCGGTGCCGGTCGGTTCGAGGTCGGCACGACCAGTCCGGCCCTCTACGAAGGCCTGGCGGCGGCGATCGATTATCACCAGGAGCTCGGGACGGACGCGATCGAATCCCGTATCGCCGACCTCACCGGGTACCTCAAGGATGGCCTCCCGGACTCCGCATTGCTCAGCCCTCGCGAGTTCGAGTCCGGGCTCGTCACGATCGACGTGCCCGATCCGGAAGCGACGGTCGAGCGCCTCGCCGAACAGGACGTCGCCGTTCGGTCGCTCTCGTACCCGGACGCTATCAGGGCGTCAATTCACGCGTTCAATACACGAGACGACCTGGACGCGTTGCTCGAGTCGTTGGAACGATAG
- a CDS encoding helix-turn-helix domain-containing protein: MSQSLTATTSPFGYDTPNDETTITTGDDVQTILDALTDADCRTILEALNEDAGYLTASELSERCDVPLSTTYRKIEKLTDAGMLDEKLRIRRSGKHTSEYGHRVDDVQISVEADSGIELLLSHPTA, translated from the coding sequence ATGAGCCAGTCACTGACCGCGACGACGAGCCCCTTCGGATACGACACCCCAAACGACGAGACGACGATCACGACCGGCGACGACGTCCAGACGATTCTCGACGCACTCACCGACGCCGACTGCCGGACCATCCTCGAGGCCCTCAACGAGGACGCCGGGTATCTCACCGCATCCGAACTCTCCGAGCGCTGTGACGTCCCCCTCTCGACGACCTACCGCAAGATCGAGAAGCTGACCGACGCGGGGATGCTCGACGAGAAGCTTCGCATCCGCCGCTCGGGCAAGCACACGAGCGAGTACGGCCACCGCGTCGACGACGTCCAGATCTCGGTCGAAGCCGACAGCGGGATCGAACTGTTGCTCTCTCACCCCACCGCCTGA
- a CDS encoding DUF7560 family zinc ribbon protein has product MSASEDYRFVCPECAQAITVNASMRDALVENGCVVCGSTVSRADFEELAESDA; this is encoded by the coding sequence ATGAGTGCAAGTGAGGACTATCGCTTCGTCTGTCCCGAGTGCGCCCAGGCCATCACGGTCAACGCGTCGATGCGGGACGCCCTCGTCGAGAACGGCTGTGTGGTCTGTGGGAGCACCGTCTCTCGAGCGGACTTCGAAGAGCTGGCCGAAAGCGACGCCTGA
- a CDS encoding sensor histidine kinase — MNPLARFHSAFGGRRAILALGGLYAVIGVSWPLTQVGEALSSSAAIIVVVLVSGSGLVLLYGGYGLPRTDIQPRFFTTIASWCLRAIGVVASILLFIYLAGQLSDPVNNFLILSALAGVAGFGAGAYDARAKSRTYVLEQRNQELQDTQAELEETLDRLAASEQRYRTLTENFPNGAVALLDTELRHTLVAGNALEETGYDPTELQGKRVQDAFPPEVVDVVEPHYRATLEGESTVFELETPEQVFEFRTHPLTDEGGRVYAVLVMSQDITDRKRREQELTDRIRQQQVVADLGQLALETDDLDELMHEAAQRVRAALDIEYCKVLDLDPQADELLLRQGVGWKPGLVGGATVSAIEADSQAAYTLASDRPIIVEDLKSETRFTGPDLLRNHDVRSGISTIIGPSNDPWGILGAHDTDPQGFSDEDVTFVQSVANVIAEAIERHQYQHELEQSVTSLRESNKRLEQFAYAASHDLQEPLRMVSSYLQLIERRYGDAFDEDGEEYLEFAIGGADRMRGMIEGLLAYSRVETSGEPLEPVDLEAVLENAREDLQVQISRSDATMAAESLPIVEGDHDQLRQVFQNLVSNAIQYSGDEPPSIHVSAERNGSRWVVSVRDDGIGMDPDETDHIFEVFSRLHSRTEYEGSGIGLAVCERIVERHGGEIWAESEPDGGTTVSFTLPPAGEHIE; from the coding sequence ATGAATCCCCTGGCCCGATTCCACTCGGCGTTCGGTGGGCGTCGTGCGATCCTCGCACTCGGGGGACTGTACGCCGTTATCGGGGTGAGCTGGCCACTCACGCAAGTCGGCGAAGCGCTGTCGAGTTCGGCGGCAATAATCGTCGTCGTCCTAGTCAGCGGGTCCGGCCTCGTGCTCCTCTACGGGGGATACGGGCTGCCCCGGACCGACATTCAGCCGAGGTTCTTCACGACCATCGCCAGCTGGTGTCTCCGCGCGATTGGCGTGGTCGCCAGTATTCTCCTCTTCATCTATCTCGCCGGTCAGTTGTCGGATCCAGTGAACAACTTCCTCATCCTCTCTGCGCTCGCTGGCGTCGCCGGATTCGGCGCAGGAGCGTACGACGCGCGCGCAAAATCGCGAACGTACGTTCTCGAGCAGCGCAATCAGGAACTCCAGGACACGCAGGCGGAACTCGAAGAGACGCTCGATCGCCTCGCGGCGTCCGAACAGCGCTACCGAACGTTGACGGAGAACTTTCCGAACGGAGCCGTCGCCCTACTGGACACCGAGTTACGACACACGCTCGTCGCCGGGAACGCCCTCGAGGAAACCGGGTACGATCCGACCGAACTGCAGGGAAAACGCGTCCAGGACGCCTTCCCGCCGGAGGTCGTGGACGTCGTCGAACCGCACTATCGCGCGACGCTCGAGGGCGAATCGACAGTTTTCGAGCTGGAGACGCCGGAACAGGTGTTCGAGTTCCGAACCCATCCGTTGACCGACGAGGGCGGACGCGTGTACGCCGTGCTGGTCATGTCCCAGGACATCACCGATCGAAAACGCCGCGAACAGGAACTCACGGACCGGATTCGCCAGCAACAGGTCGTCGCCGATCTCGGCCAGCTCGCACTCGAGACGGACGATCTCGACGAACTCATGCACGAAGCGGCCCAGCGGGTGAGGGCCGCGCTCGACATCGAGTACTGCAAAGTGCTCGACCTCGATCCCCAGGCTGACGAACTGCTCCTCCGCCAGGGAGTGGGCTGGAAACCCGGGCTCGTCGGAGGAGCGACGGTTTCCGCCATCGAAGCCGACTCGCAGGCGGCATATACCCTGGCGAGCGATCGACCTATCATCGTCGAGGATCTGAAGTCGGAAACGCGGTTTACCGGTCCGGATTTGCTCCGAAACCACGACGTTCGTAGCGGAATTAGCACCATCATCGGCCCGAGTAACGATCCATGGGGGATCCTGGGAGCCCATGACACCGATCCGCAGGGCTTCAGCGACGAAGACGTCACGTTCGTCCAGAGCGTCGCCAACGTCATCGCGGAGGCCATCGAACGCCACCAGTACCAGCACGAACTCGAGCAGTCCGTGACCAGCCTGCGAGAATCCAACAAGCGTCTCGAGCAGTTCGCCTACGCCGCCTCCCACGACCTCCAGGAACCGCTCCGGATGGTCTCGAGTTACCTCCAGCTCATCGAGCGCCGCTATGGCGACGCCTTCGACGAAGACGGGGAAGAGTACCTCGAATTTGCGATTGGCGGGGCCGACCGCATGCGGGGGATGATCGAAGGATTGCTCGCCTACTCGCGGGTGGAAACGAGCGGCGAACCGCTCGAGCCGGTCGATCTCGAAGCCGTCCTCGAGAACGCTCGCGAGGACCTCCAGGTGCAGATTTCCCGGAGCGACGCGACGATGGCGGCCGAATCGCTCCCAATCGTCGAAGGCGACCACGATCAGTTGCGACAGGTCTTCCAGAACCTGGTGAGCAACGCGATTCAGTACAGCGGCGACGAGCCGCCGTCGATTCACGTCTCGGCGGAACGAAACGGTTCCAGATGGGTCGTTTCGGTTCGCGACGACGGGATCGGAATGGATCCCGACGAGACGGATCACATCTTCGAGGTATTCTCCCGGCTGCACAGCCGAACGGAGTACGAGGGAAGCGGGATTGGACTCGCCGTCTGCGAGCGAATCGTCGAACGCCACGGCGGCGAGATCTGGGCAGAGTCGGAACCCGATGGCGGAACCACAGTTTCGTTTACCCTTCCTCCGGCCGGTGAGCACATCGAGTGA
- a CDS encoding helix-turn-helix domain-containing protein — translation MSPGIRATVKVGSPEGCPIAAFSQRTGTTVDRVSTSAASEGNSSDSEGNTRSTTSTTEFLAATDEEIDDVSGPIFSYGPTNLYRHTHDDSRCPCACLGSFGCPVHRYVAEDGGLTLVFHAEDFDQLQAIMTEFRERYPDIDVQRLLQPPLQGSTEEQVFVNRGKLTDRQHEVLQAAYDAGYFERPKGANATEIAAELDISQSTFTEHLVAAQRKLFEDILETDA, via the coding sequence ATGTCGCCGGGAATTCGCGCGACGGTGAAAGTCGGGTCGCCCGAGGGCTGTCCAATTGCGGCCTTTTCACAGCGGACGGGGACGACGGTCGATCGGGTGTCGACGAGTGCGGCGAGCGAGGGTAACTCGAGCGACAGCGAGGGAAATACCAGGAGTACCACGAGCACCACGGAGTTCCTCGCCGCTACCGACGAGGAGATCGACGACGTCTCCGGTCCGATCTTCTCCTACGGGCCCACCAACCTCTATCGTCACACGCACGACGACTCGAGGTGTCCCTGCGCCTGTCTCGGCTCGTTCGGCTGTCCGGTCCACCGCTACGTCGCCGAGGACGGGGGCCTCACGCTGGTCTTTCACGCCGAGGATTTCGACCAGCTCCAGGCGATCATGACCGAGTTCCGCGAACGATACCCCGATATCGACGTCCAGCGACTCCTCCAGCCGCCGTTGCAGGGGTCGACCGAAGAGCAAGTGTTCGTCAACCGTGGGAAACTCACCGACCGCCAGCACGAGGTCCTGCAGGCCGCCTACGATGCCGGGTATTTCGAGCGGCCGAAAGGGGCCAACGCGACCGAAATCGCCGCCGAGCTCGACATTAGCCAGTCGACGTTCACCGAACACCTCGTCGCCGCTCAGCGAAAGCTCTTCGAGGACATCCTCGAGACTGACGCGTGA
- a CDS encoding pyridoxamine 5'-phosphate oxidase family protein → MSLAEETEMTATEIDAFLNRHETGVLALASDNTPYAIPISYGYDADSRSFYMRLVSTPESEKREFLASSPQVRLVVYNERDGGETYHSIVAVGTLETIDPANLTVEDVEQYGTTKRPLFEIWGESKANLDIQLYRFEPDDLSGRRTEIDRGDA, encoded by the coding sequence ATGTCACTAGCCGAGGAAACCGAGATGACGGCGACGGAGATCGACGCCTTCCTGAATCGCCACGAGACTGGCGTCCTGGCACTCGCCAGCGACAACACGCCGTACGCGATCCCGATCTCCTACGGATACGACGCCGACAGCCGATCGTTCTACATGCGACTGGTTTCGACGCCCGAAAGCGAGAAACGCGAGTTTCTCGCCTCTTCTCCCCAGGTTCGTCTCGTCGTTTACAACGAACGAGATGGCGGTGAGACCTACCACAGCATCGTGGCCGTCGGTACGCTCGAGACGATCGACCCGGCCAATCTCACCGTCGAGGACGTTGAGCAGTACGGGACGACGAAGCGACCGCTGTTCGAAATCTGGGGCGAGTCGAAAGCGAATCTCGACATCCAACTCTATCGGTTTGAACCCGACGACCTGAGCGGGCGCCGAACCGAAATCGATCGCGGGGACGCGTAG
- a CDS encoding DUF7560 family zinc ribbon protein: MKTHEFTCPDCGQRGPVDGDVRDATVEYGCPVCGTTVSREHFLVH; this comes from the coding sequence ATGAAAACACACGAGTTTACCTGTCCGGACTGCGGCCAGCGAGGCCCCGTGGACGGCGACGTGCGCGACGCGACGGTCGAGTACGGGTGCCCAGTCTGCGGAACGACGGTTTCCCGCGAACACTTTCTCGTTCACTGA